One window of the Panulirus ornatus isolate Po-2019 chromosome 12, ASM3632096v1, whole genome shotgun sequence genome contains the following:
- the LOC139752012 gene encoding uncharacterized protein yields the protein MDKPYECSQCQKTFSLMRTLVKHMTVHTGEKPYKCSHCPKTFSQNSNLLKHMIAHTTEKSYRCSQCQKNFCRKSSLVNHMALHTGEKPHKCSHCQKSFSRGDYLVKHMTVHTGEKPYECSHCQKAFSHRSNLINHMTVHTGEKPYECSHCLKTFSQRSTLINHITIHTGEKPYECSMCQKTFSRRDYLVKHKIVHTGEKPYECSQCQKAYSERSSLVKHMNVHTGEKKYECSECKKTFLRRSNLVQHITLHAEEKQFECSHCQKTFSQRSNLVKHMTIHTREKPYECSQCHKTFLQMSTLVNHMTMHTKEKSFGCSQCQKTFSRRSYLVQHMKVHLREKPFACFHSSQGVPYKANETHHNSCHCEHQCDNLMFHSTVNKSSSPEEVKQEVDIGVESIICKMDYCPELTRTVSQSSIKTQMDDIDTVKEEFVALLD from the coding sequence ATGGATAAGCCGTATGAAtgctcacagtgccaaaagaccttctctctGATGAGAACTTTAGTGAAACATATGACTGTTCACACAGGAGAAAAACCATATAAGTGTTCACATTGCCCAAAGACCTTTTCCCAAAACAGTAATTTATTGAAGCATATGATAGCTCATACAACAGAGAAGTCATACagatgttcacagtgccaaaagaatTTTTGTCGGAAAAGTAGTTTAGTGAACCACATGGctcttcatacaggagagaaaccacatAAATGTTCACACTGCCAAAAAAGTTTCTCTCGAGGAGATTATTTAGTGaaacacatgactgttcatacaggagagaagccatatgagtgttcacattgTCAGAAGGCTTTCTCCCACAGGAGTAATTTAATAAAtcatatgactgttcatacaggagagaagccatatgaatgttcacactgCCTAAAGACCTTTTCCCAGAGGAGTACTTTAATCAACCACATTacaattcatacaggagagaagccatatgaatgttcaatGTGCCAAAAAACATTCTCCCGAAGAGATTATTTAGTGAAACACAAgattgttcatacaggagagaagccttatgaatgttcacagtgtcaaAAGGCATATTCTGAAAGGAGTTCTTTAGTAaaacacatgaatgttcatacaggagagaagaaaTATGAATGTTCAGAGTGCAAAAAGACATTCCTCCGTAGGAGTAATTTAGTGCAGCATATAACTCTTCATGCAGAAGAGAAGCAgtttgaatgttcacattgccaaaagaccttttcgCAACGGAGTAATTTAGTGAagcacatgactattcatacaagagagaagccatatgagtgttcacagTGCCACAAGACCTTCTTGCAGATGAGTACTTTGGTGAACCACATGACAATGCATACTAAGGAGAAGTCATTTGgctgttcacagtgccaaaagaccttctcccgtAGGAGTTATTTAGTGCAACACATGAAAGTTCACTTAAGAGAGAAGCCATTTGCTTGTTTCCACTCTAGTCAAGGTGTCCCCTACAAGGCTAATGAGACACACCACAATTCCTGCCACTGTGAACATCAGTGTGACAATTTGATGTTTCACTCAACAGTAAACAAATCTAGCAGTCCTGAGGAAGTTAAACAGGAAGTAGACATTGGTGTAGAATCTATTATCTGCAAGATGGATTATTGTCCAGAATTGACAAGAACTGTTTCTCAGTCATCCATAAAGACTCAGATGGATGACATTGACACTGTTAAGGAGGAATTTGTAGCCTTATTAGATTAA